Proteins encoded within one genomic window of Limnothrix sp. FACHB-406:
- a CDS encoding ABC transporter substrate-binding protein: MATLTDWTVGLTRRRLLWALGGLSIAAIGGCGRSGSTGGGGRSQLVTSILSEPKTFNYAINEESPNIFGITYEGLVEEDPETGKVEPALAAGWEMSNNGQRIVVTLRSGLRWSDGAPLTADDVSFTFNEVFFNEAIPTGIRDVLRVGQSNALPQVKMLGPLQVEFSVPEPFAPFLRSLGVGILPAHRLRPTLKTKGTDGRPQFLTTWGVDTPPSQIVGNGPYRLKEYVTSQRLVFERNPHYWRKGPNNAPQPYIEEWVWQIVESQDTSLLQFRSGGLDSISVTADYFSLLKREEKRGNFTIYNAGPTLTTSFICFNLNKGQRDGKPLVDPVKSAWFNDLQFRQAVAHGIDRQTMIDSIFRGLGQLQHSPIASQSPYYLSPEQGLLTYGFNPERSRQLLTEAGFQNRNGELFDAAGNRVRFTLITNAGNKIREAMGAQIAQDLAKLGMKVDLQPIAFGSLVSKLSDSLDWECHLLGFTGGVEPHGGSNVWRVTGRLHAFNQTPDPGKQLVGQEFAPWELEIDRLYAQASQELDETKRRALYARTQQLTQQYLPFIHLITPYSLVAVRNTLQGLKVNALGGAFWNIHELRLDREA; this comes from the coding sequence ATGGCAACGTTAACGGATTGGACGGTGGGGCTAACTCGGCGGCGGTTGCTGTGGGCCTTGGGGGGACTGTCGATCGCGGCGATCGGGGGTTGTGGGCGATCGGGCAGCACGGGCGGTGGCGGGCGATCGCAACTGGTCACCAGCATCCTCAGCGAACCCAAAACCTTCAACTACGCCATTAACGAAGAATCGCCCAACATCTTCGGCATCACCTACGAAGGCCTGGTGGAAGAAGATCCAGAAACCGGCAAGGTGGAACCGGCCCTGGCCGCAGGCTGGGAAATGAGCAACAACGGTCAGCGGATCGTTGTCACCCTGCGATCGGGGTTGCGTTGGTCGGACGGTGCGCCCCTCACGGCCGATGATGTGTCCTTCACCTTCAATGAAGTCTTCTTCAATGAAGCAATTCCCACGGGTATTCGAGACGTGTTGCGGGTGGGCCAAAGCAACGCGCTACCCCAAGTGAAAATGCTGGGCCCGCTCCAGGTGGAATTCAGCGTTCCGGAACCCTTTGCTCCCTTTTTGCGAAGTTTGGGCGTGGGCATTTTGCCCGCCCATCGCCTGCGCCCCACCCTCAAAACCAAGGGAACCGACGGCCGGCCGCAATTTTTGACCACTTGGGGCGTGGACACTCCGCCCAGCCAAATTGTTGGCAATGGCCCCTACCGGCTCAAGGAATATGTCACCAGTCAACGGCTGGTGTTTGAGCGCAATCCCCACTATTGGCGCAAGGGGCCAAACAATGCGCCCCAGCCCTACATCGAAGAGTGGGTTTGGCAAATTGTGGAATCCCAAGACACCTCCCTCTTGCAGTTTCGATCGGGCGGTTTGGACTCGATCAGCGTCACCGCCGACTATTTTTCCCTGCTGAAGCGGGAGGAAAAACGCGGCAACTTCACGATTTACAACGCTGGCCCCACCTTAACCACTTCGTTTATCTGCTTCAACTTGAACAAAGGCCAACGGGACGGCAAACCTCTCGTTGATCCGGTCAAGTCTGCTTGGTTTAATGATTTGCAATTTCGGCAGGCGGTGGCCCACGGGATCGATCGCCAAACCATGATTGACAGCATCTTTCGGGGGCTGGGGCAACTGCAACATTCCCCGATCGCCAGCCAAAGCCCCTATTACCTCTCGCCGGAACAGGGGCTGCTGACCTATGGTTTCAACCCGGAGCGATCGCGCCAACTGCTGACCGAGGCCGGCTTCCAAAATCGCAACGGTGAATTATTCGACGCGGCCGGCAACCGAGTGCGCTTCACCCTGATCACCAACGCGGGCAACAAAATTCGCGAAGCCATGGGCGCACAAATCGCCCAAGACCTGGCCAAACTGGGAATGAAGGTTGATCTTCAGCCGATCGCCTTTGGCAGCTTGGTTTCCAAACTCTCCGATAGTTTGGATTGGGAATGCCATTTGCTGGGATTTACCGGCGGTGTTGAACCCCACGGCGGTTCCAATGTGTGGCGGGTCACGGGCCGACTCCATGCCTTTAACCAAACGCCGGATCCCGGCAAGCAACTGGTGGGCCAGGAATTTGCCCCCTGGGAATTGGAGATCGATCGCCTCTATGCCCAAGCCTCCCAGGAGCTAGATGAAACCAAGCGCCGCGCCCTTTACGCCCGCACCCAGCAGTTAACCCAGCAATATCTTCCCTTCATCCACCTGATCACGCCCTATTCTCTGGTGGCCGTGCGAAACACGCTCCAAGGGCTAAAGGTGAATGCCCTCGGCGGCGCATTTTGGAATATTCACGAGTTGCGGCTCGATCGGGAAGCTTGA
- a CDS encoding TolC family protein: MKIAHRAIATGLGVTVALCCLWADAARAESVEADAAATLAEADHVIADKSPTSPPDSAAATGSESAESAESPHLPVNSLNLPKPAKPAKPAVGVVATAVPIAAERHQEPIAQESASQEQASQEQAGQEQALAAASPRADAFESIGGDSAPVAQANDSSSNPDPFGNVPSAPGSLGDRPEGNTEADELVIQRLESDPNPLQFPTLPEEVRILLTQPITLEQALEIGRRNNRDLRQAYLSIESSRAQLRQAIAANYPQLRFSSSLSDSLTAGSRLNLLLQNRTARRLGNFGGQVDIDTQDQFTWSSALELSYNIYTSGLRPANIAAAQAQLRATELSLEATFEDLRRDITDSYYRLQQENEQLKIDQSAVKFREQSVKDAQALEKAGLGTRFEVLQAEVELANDRQLVVQTRDRQTQRRRELARLLSLPEAIDIQTADPIAKAGEWTLPLEDSIVLAYRNRAEIEQQLAQRELNSAQRRARLSQLGPQLSAFARYELLDVIQPDDDFSLVSGYSTGLQLQWTLFDGGAARAQARQESVAIEQAENGVGRARDRIRFEVEVAYSNLQANAENIQTSLKAIESAQEEVRLARLRFQAGVGTQTDRLNAETRLTRARGNVLIAIIGYNRALAALNRAVSNLPPGTIQPVPEPIQLPELVDAPTGPATP; this comes from the coding sequence ATGAAGATTGCCCATCGAGCGATCGCCACGGGTTTAGGGGTTACCGTCGCGTTGTGTTGTCTGTGGGCGGATGCCGCCCGCGCCGAGTCGGTGGAAGCGGATGCGGCCGCCACCTTGGCTGAAGCTGATCATGTCATAGCCGACAAGTCCCCTACTTCGCCACCGGATTCAGCCGCCGCGACTGGTTCGGAATCTGCTGAATCCGCTGAATCGCCTCATTTGCCTGTTAATTCGCTGAATTTGCCTAAGCCAGCTAAACCGGCCAAACCGGCTGTGGGTGTGGTGGCCACCGCAGTTCCGATCGCTGCCGAGCGTCATCAGGAGCCGATCGCCCAAGAATCAGCCAGCCAAGAGCAAGCCAGCCAAGAGCAAGCCGGTCAAGAGCAAGCGCTTGCAGCAGCCTCCCCCAGGGCCGACGCTTTCGAGTCGATCGGGGGAGACTCAGCTCCCGTGGCCCAGGCGAATGATAGTTCCAGTAATCCCGATCCGTTCGGAAATGTGCCCTCAGCGCCTGGTTCCTTGGGCGATCGGCCTGAAGGCAACACAGAAGCGGATGAGCTGGTGATCCAACGGCTGGAATCTGACCCAAACCCGCTGCAATTTCCCACCCTGCCGGAAGAAGTGCGGATCTTGCTGACCCAGCCGATTACCCTTGAGCAGGCCCTAGAAATTGGCCGTCGCAATAACCGAGACCTGCGCCAGGCCTACCTCAGCATCGAAAGCAGCCGGGCCCAACTGCGCCAGGCGATCGCCGCCAACTATCCCCAATTGCGGTTTTCCTCTTCCCTCTCGGATTCGCTCACGGCCGGCAGTCGTTTGAACCTGTTGTTGCAAAACCGGACCGCTCGCCGTCTCGGCAATTTTGGGGGCCAGGTGGACATTGACACCCAAGATCAGTTCACCTGGAGCAGCGCTCTGGAACTGAGCTACAACATCTACACTTCGGGACTGCGGCCCGCGAACATTGCCGCCGCCCAAGCCCAGTTGCGAGCCACTGAGTTGTCCCTCGAAGCCACCTTTGAGGATTTGCGGCGCGACATCACCGATAGCTACTACCGGCTACAGCAGGAAAACGAGCAGCTCAAAATTGACCAATCGGCGGTCAAGTTTCGGGAGCAAAGCGTGAAGGATGCCCAAGCTTTGGAAAAGGCTGGGTTGGGAACGCGGTTTGAGGTGCTGCAAGCGGAAGTGGAATTGGCCAACGATCGCCAGTTGGTGGTGCAAACGCGCGATCGACAAACCCAGCGCCGCCGAGAACTGGCCCGGCTGTTGAGCTTGCCGGAGGCGATCGACATCCAAACCGCTGACCCGATCGCCAAGGCGGGTGAATGGACGCTGCCCCTCGAAGACAGCATCGTGTTGGCCTATCGCAACCGGGCAGAAATTGAACAGCAACTGGCCCAGCGAGAACTGAACAGCGCCCAACGGCGGGCCCGGTTGTCTCAGTTGGGGCCCCAGCTCAGTGCCTTTGCTCGCTATGAGTTGCTGGATGTGATTCAGCCCGATGACGACTTCAGCTTGGTCAGCGGCTATTCCACGGGCTTGCAGTTGCAATGGACGCTGTTTGATGGCGGAGCGGCGCGGGCCCAGGCGCGTCAGGAGTCGGTGGCGATCGAGCAGGCCGAAAACGGTGTGGGTCGGGCGCGCGATCGAATTCGGTTTGAAGTGGAAGTGGCCTACTCCAACCTGCAAGCCAACGCCGAAAACATTCAAACTTCCCTCAAGGCGATCGAGTCAGCCCAAGAGGAAGTGCGCTTGGCGCGGCTCCGGTTCCAGGCCGGCGTGGGCACACAGACCGATCGACTCAACGCAGAAACCCGCCTTACCCGGGCGCGGGGTAACGTGCTGATTGCGATTATTGGCTACAACCGCGCGTTGGCCGCCCTCAACCGTGCCGTCAGCAACCTGCCGCCGGGTACGATTCAACCGGTTCCGGAACCGATTCAACTGCCTGAACTGGTCGATGCACCGACGGGCCCTGCTACTCCGTAG
- a CDS encoding PIN/TRAM domain-containing protein, translating to MIDTVIILSFLIAGAGIGFFGIDFLPAQTLAQVTNREGLSFATGGFGALIGLVLGLACQTTYRRIENQVRQMPPDRLLTRSGGVVLGLLMANLMLAPLYLLPFPWELAFIKPLVAVLGSVLFAVTGVSLADTHGRSFLRLINPNSVESILVSEGTLAPAAAKVVDTSCIIDGRLTALLETKFIEGRLIVPQFVLQELQRIADSASDQKRSRGRRGLDILQQMREAYPDRLTIHSADYEDITTVDAKLVRLAQEINGALLTTDYNLNKVATVQNVPVLNVNDLADALRPAYLPGDSIELKIVREGKEPAQGVGYLSDGTMVVVEDGNSYLGGELRVVVTSALQTSAGRMIFAKPEAAVS from the coding sequence ATGATTGACACCGTAATTATCCTTTCATTTCTGATCGCCGGTGCGGGCATTGGCTTTTTCGGCATTGACTTTTTGCCCGCCCAAACCCTGGCCCAAGTCACCAACCGCGAAGGTCTCAGCTTTGCCACGGGTGGTTTTGGGGCCCTGATTGGCTTGGTGCTGGGACTGGCTTGCCAAACCACCTACCGACGCATTGAAAACCAGGTGCGCCAAATGCCCCCCGATCGGCTGCTGACCCGATCGGGTGGGGTGGTGTTGGGGCTGTTGATGGCCAACTTGATGTTGGCTCCTTTATATCTGCTGCCGTTTCCTTGGGAGCTGGCCTTCATCAAACCCCTCGTGGCGGTGTTGGGCAGTGTGCTGTTTGCGGTCACGGGCGTATCGCTGGCCGACACCCACGGGCGATCGTTCCTGCGGTTAATTAACCCCAACAGCGTTGAATCCATCCTGGTCAGTGAAGGAACCCTGGCTCCGGCCGCCGCCAAGGTGGTGGACACCAGTTGCATCATTGACGGCCGGCTGACGGCCCTGCTGGAAACCAAATTCATTGAAGGGCGCTTGATTGTGCCCCAGTTTGTGTTGCAGGAATTGCAGCGCATTGCCGATTCCGCCAGCGACCAGAAGCGATCGCGCGGGCGGCGGGGGCTGGATATTTTGCAGCAAATGCGTGAGGCCTATCCCGATCGACTCACGATCCACTCCGCCGACTACGAAGACATCACCACCGTTGATGCCAAACTGGTGCGACTGGCCCAAGAAATCAACGGCGCACTGCTGACCACGGACTACAACCTGAATAAGGTGGCCACGGTGCAAAACGTCCCGGTCTTGAATGTCAATGACCTGGCCGATGCCCTGCGCCCCGCCTACCTGCCCGGCGACAGCATTGAGCTAAAAATTGTCCGGGAAGGCAAGGAACCGGCCCAAGGGGTGGGCTATCTCAGCGATGGGACGATGGTGGTGGTTGAAGATGGCAACTCCTATTTGGGCGGTGAATTGCGGGTGGTGGTCACCAGTGCCCTGCAAACTTCCGCCGGGCGGATGATTTTTGCCAAACCCGAAGCCGCCGTTTCATAG
- the hemW gene encoding radical SAM family heme chaperone HemW, whose amino-acid sequence MSHPVALALSPPRAAYLHIPFCRRRCFYCDFPISVVGEFKTFRDRPDQPPEPATGRNSPQIIEYLAALEREITLGADRAAADQPPLETVFFGGGTPSLLAPEQVDRLLQLLDRRFGLAPQVEISMELDPGTFDRAWLAGFLAAGVNRISLGVQAFQSELLAACGRSHGVQDIEQAVALLQSAGVKNWSLDLISGLPNQSIDQWQASLDRAVACGPAHLSVYDLIIEPQTVFDRRYQPGDRPLPSDEQTAQMYRMASQTLQAAGFQHYEVSNYAQSGFQCRHNRTYWENRPYYGFGMGATSYVAGQRFGRPRTRAAYYDWLNNGAIEPPASPQPAPDRLAETLMLGLRLAEGLALEPLRREFGTVWVDRVLQCLDRFVAEGWVVRSGDRLALAEPDGLLFSNSILAEIFSTLEQEP is encoded by the coding sequence ATGAGTCATCCCGTCGCCCTGGCCCTGTCCCCGCCCCGGGCCGCCTATTTGCACATTCCCTTTTGTCGGCGGCGTTGCTTTTATTGCGATTTCCCCATTTCCGTGGTGGGGGAGTTCAAAACCTTCCGCGATCGCCCCGACCAACCACCGGAACCCGCCACAGGTCGCAACAGCCCCCAAATCATTGAATACTTGGCAGCCTTGGAGCGGGAAATCACCCTTGGGGCCGATCGCGCCGCCGCAGACCAACCACCCTTGGAAACTGTCTTTTTTGGGGGCGGCACGCCGTCCCTGCTGGCCCCCGAACAGGTCGATCGGCTCTTGCAACTGCTCGATCGCCGCTTTGGGTTGGCTCCCCAAGTGGAAATTTCCATGGAACTCGATCCGGGCACGTTCGATCGCGCCTGGTTGGCGGGCTTTTTGGCGGCCGGGGTCAACCGCATTAGCCTGGGGGTGCAAGCCTTTCAATCGGAATTGTTAGCCGCCTGCGGCCGATCGCATGGAGTCCAAGATATTGAACAGGCCGTGGCCCTTTTGCAGTCAGCGGGGGTCAAAAATTGGAGCCTAGATCTGATCTCGGGATTACCCAATCAGTCGATCGACCAGTGGCAAGCGTCCCTCGATCGGGCTGTGGCCTGTGGCCCGGCGCACCTGTCAGTTTATGACCTGATCATTGAGCCGCAAACCGTGTTCGATCGACGCTACCAACCGGGCGATCGGCCCCTACCCTCCGATGAACAAACGGCTCAAATGTATCGGATGGCTTCCCAAACCCTCCAGGCAGCGGGTTTTCAGCACTACGAAGTTTCCAACTATGCCCAGTCGGGCTTTCAGTGTCGCCACAACCGCACCTACTGGGAAAATCGCCCCTACTACGGTTTTGGGATGGGAGCCACCAGCTACGTGGCCGGGCAGCGCTTTGGCCGGCCACGCACCCGAGCTGCTTACTACGATTGGCTGAACAACGGCGCAATTGAACCACCCGCTTCACCCCAACCTGCGCCCGATCGATTGGCAGAAACGCTGATGTTGGGGTTGCGGTTGGCGGAGGGTTTGGCCTTGGAACCCCTGCGCCGAGAATTTGGCACGGTTTGGGTCGATCGGGTGTTGCAATGCCTCGATCGATTTGTGGCGGAGGGTTGGGTGGTGCGATCGGGCGATCGGCTTGCTCTTGCAGAACCGGATGGTCTGCTATTTTCTAACAGCATTCTGGCGGAAATTTTCAGCACCTTGGAACAAGAACCATAG
- a CDS encoding 1-acyl-sn-glycerol-3-phosphate acyltransferase — protein sequence MPAASASGIQPTLEFIPPNYTPWVHRLARWIFPWLIRQQGIAKLHTENAETLAELFRDFQAGKLRFILAFRHPSTNDPFVMSHLLWEAVPQAARDRGIRLPDWPHTHFIYDRGIPLWAGDAVAWMFSHLGGTSMQRGKLDRPGLKTARDLLLNGRFPLAAAPEGATNSHSEVVSPLEPGVAQMAFWTVEDLRSAGRSERVAIVPIGIQYTYLSPPWAEIDRLIDTIETSLGLTNPLKTTAPTSPEEGRYLRLYLLGDRLLDLVEQFYQTFYQQTLPIVDLPDPNERMGQRLKNLLDTALRVGEAYFGVTNTGTVEERCRRLEQAGWDRIYCDDGRSRCPVERGLANWVAAEATIRMQHMRLVERFTAVTGRYVREKPTAERFAETLLILWRVTTWIQGDDTSKPPQLGKQAVWLRVADPIWVSDRAADYKANRRATLQSVTQEIHQSLKNLIA from the coding sequence ATGCCCGCCGCATCCGCTTCCGGCATTCAGCCCACTCTGGAATTCATTCCACCCAACTACACCCCTTGGGTGCATCGGTTGGCGCGTTGGATCTTTCCTTGGTTGATTCGCCAACAGGGCATCGCAAAACTCCATACGGAAAATGCTGAAACGTTGGCGGAACTGTTTCGCGACTTCCAGGCGGGCAAACTCCGCTTTATTTTGGCTTTTCGGCATCCCAGCACCAATGACCCGTTCGTGATGTCCCACTTGCTGTGGGAGGCAGTGCCCCAGGCAGCGCGCGATCGGGGCATTCGGCTGCCGGATTGGCCGCACACGCACTTTATCTACGATCGGGGCATTCCCCTTTGGGCGGGGGATGCGGTGGCCTGGATGTTTTCCCACTTGGGCGGCACATCAATGCAGCGGGGCAAGCTCGATCGCCCCGGGCTAAAAACGGCTCGCGATCTGTTGCTGAACGGGCGGTTTCCGCTGGCGGCGGCCCCGGAAGGCGCAACCAACAGCCACAGCGAAGTGGTTAGCCCCCTGGAGCCGGGCGTGGCCCAAATGGCCTTTTGGACGGTGGAGGATTTGCGATCGGCCGGGCGATCGGAACGGGTGGCCATTGTCCCGATCGGGATTCAATACACCTACCTTTCGCCCCCTTGGGCCGAGATCGATCGGCTCATCGACACGATCGAAACCAGCCTTGGCCTCACGAATCCCCTGAAAACCACCGCCCCCACCAGCCCCGAAGAAGGTCGCTACTTGCGGTTATACCTGTTGGGCGATCGGCTTTTGGACTTGGTGGAACAGTTTTATCAAACCTTCTATCAACAAACCCTCCCGATCGTGGACTTGCCCGACCCCAACGAACGCATGGGCCAACGGCTGAAAAATCTCTTGGATACGGCATTACGGGTGGGAGAAGCCTATTTTGGCGTAACCAACACTGGCACGGTTGAAGAGCGTTGCCGGCGGTTGGAACAGGCCGGCTGGGATCGGATCTACTGCGATGATGGGCGATCGCGCTGCCCAGTGGAGCGCGGTTTGGCCAACTGGGTGGCCGCCGAAGCCACCATCCGAATGCAACACATGCGCCTAGTGGAACGGTTCACCGCCGTCACGGGCCGCTATGTGCGCGAAAAACCCACCGCCGAACGGTTTGCGGAAACCCTACTGATTTTGTGGCGCGTCACCACCTGGATTCAGGGAGACGACACCAGCAAGCCCCCGCAACTGGGCAAACAAGCGGTTTGGTTACGGGTTGCTGACCCGATTTGGGTGAGCGATCGCGCAGCGGACTACAAAGCCAATCGCCGCGCCACCCTGCAATCCGTCACCCAGGAAATTCACCAATCCCTCAAAAACCTAATCGCCTAG
- a CDS encoding PhoX family phosphatase codes for MKRRNFLGLLGLGAGSAVALDWQKVWANPGTASALRQAITAKFQPIPFAIPLDFEGASIAEQIASHRTFTVQDNLVLPEGFTYDLLAVWGDRLGNGHVGYNNDYLGFVATDRDRGDLVVNFEYVCAKPWLEAYETVMGRSLPIEPVTRALAQAGGQGLDWGRLAPADPLREALRQIATAALEDLGIGVISIQRDRTGRWRRQPSRRERRVTGLSGLTDGHYLQATGPATAIFRKATMRGYNDQLGDRIIGTFANCAGGTSPWGTVFSAEENFQDVVVEPVHADGSSFAPETLRFKMDTDDFMGCGSLLGLAGNKYGWMVEIDPKNPQDYGTKHTWLGRFRHEAVALRVVPDRPLAIYSGCDRRGGHIYKFVSQGRVRNPQDKRNSQLLQEGMLYAAQFDPDGTGRWIPLAPDTPVDPVLPSHCVGGMVTLPQRPAGGITWVRDDAVALAFKAKFATLGDLYEGTPAERQGAILIDAHFAANAAGATCTARPEDTELAADGSVLIAFTSGSTNSLDGGPDRRVFVGPQGEGAYEYGWVARLVETDQDPAALTFRWQLIATGGEPAAGGLGFANPDNLAFDPGGDLWMVTDMSGDKQNRPVPANRRDSQGQPLSQSNLRAIYGNNSLWWLPTRGPAAGLAIPFAYGPMETELTGPCFLPDRATLLISVQHPGEFGGTRRQDATQVVELAVMATDGTPFMQRRTVPIGSNWPEGHRNRPPRPGIVAIRREDLQPFC; via the coding sequence ATGAAGCGGCGGAATTTTCTGGGGTTGTTGGGCCTGGGTGCTGGTTCTGCGGTGGCCCTGGACTGGCAAAAAGTTTGGGCAAATCCGGGAACTGCAAGTGCATTGCGCCAGGCGATCACTGCGAAGTTTCAGCCCATTCCCTTTGCAATTCCTTTGGATTTTGAAGGAGCCTCGATCGCGGAGCAAATTGCCAGCCACCGCACGTTTACGGTGCAGGATAATTTGGTGCTGCCTGAGGGATTTACCTATGACCTGTTGGCGGTTTGGGGCGATCGCCTTGGAAACGGCCATGTGGGCTACAACAACGACTACCTGGGATTCGTGGCCACCGATCGCGATCGGGGAGATTTGGTGGTCAATTTTGAATATGTTTGCGCCAAGCCTTGGTTAGAGGCCTACGAAACGGTGATGGGGCGATCGCTCCCGATCGAGCCGGTGACCCGTGCCCTAGCCCAGGCCGGTGGTCAAGGCCTGGATTGGGGGCGACTGGCCCCCGCAGATCCCCTCCGCGAGGCCCTGCGGCAAATTGCCACCGCCGCTCTGGAAGACTTAGGGATCGGTGTCATCAGTATTCAGCGCGATCGCACCGGGCGCTGGCGGCGGCAACCGTCCCGCCGAGAACGGCGAGTGACAGGCCTTTCGGGACTAACTGACGGGCACTACCTGCAAGCCACGGGCCCCGCCACGGCCATTTTCCGAAAGGCCACCATGCGGGGCTACAACGACCAACTGGGCGATCGAATCATTGGCACCTTTGCCAACTGTGCGGGTGGCACTTCTCCTTGGGGAACGGTTTTCAGCGCCGAAGAAAACTTTCAAGACGTGGTGGTGGAGCCAGTTCACGCGGATGGCAGCTCCTTTGCCCCTGAAACACTCCGATTCAAGATGGACACCGACGACTTCATGGGCTGTGGCAGCCTGTTGGGTCTGGCGGGCAATAAATATGGCTGGATGGTGGAAATTGACCCCAAAAACCCTCAGGACTACGGAACCAAACACACCTGGCTGGGACGGTTTCGCCACGAAGCGGTAGCCCTGCGAGTTGTCCCCGATCGCCCCTTAGCAATCTATTCCGGGTGCGATCGACGGGGTGGCCACATCTACAAATTCGTGAGCCAGGGCCGGGTGCGCAACCCCCAAGACAAACGCAACTCCCAACTGCTTCAGGAAGGAATGCTTTACGCGGCCCAGTTTGATCCCGACGGGACAGGGCGTTGGATCCCCTTAGCTCCGGATACGCCAGTGGATCCGGTTTTGCCCAGCCATTGCGTCGGGGGAATGGTCACCTTGCCCCAGCGGCCGGCGGGTGGCATTACCTGGGTGCGAGATGATGCGGTGGCCCTGGCCTTCAAGGCGAAATTTGCCACCCTCGGAGACCTATATGAAGGCACACCCGCAGAACGCCAAGGCGCAATTTTAATTGATGCCCACTTTGCAGCCAATGCAGCCGGAGCCACTTGCACGGCTCGGCCGGAGGATACGGAATTGGCGGCCGATGGCTCGGTGCTAATTGCCTTCACCTCCGGTTCCACCAACAGCCTGGACGGTGGCCCCGATCGCCGCGTCTTTGTGGGGCCCCAAGGGGAAGGAGCCTATGAGTATGGTTGGGTTGCTCGCCTGGTGGAAACTGATCAGGATCCGGCGGCCCTCACCTTCCGCTGGCAGTTGATCGCCACAGGTGGGGAACCGGCGGCCGGAGGTTTGGGGTTTGCCAATCCCGATAATTTGGCCTTTGACCCGGGGGGCGATCTCTGGATGGTGACGGACATGAGCGGCGATAAACAAAATCGTCCGGTTCCTGCCAATCGCCGCGACTCCCAAGGCCAGCCCCTGAGCCAATCGAATCTCAGGGCTATCTATGGCAACAATTCCCTTTGGTGGTTGCCAACGCGCGGGCCAGCGGCCGGTTTGGCAATTCCCTTTGCCTATGGGCCCATGGAAACGGAACTAACGGGGCCTTGCTTTTTGCCCGATCGCGCCACCCTACTGATTTCGGTGCAACACCCTGGCGAATTTGGCGGTACTCGTCGCCAGGATGCCACTCAAGTGGTGGAACTGGCGGTGATGGCCACCGATGGTACGCCTTTTATGCAGCGGCGCACTGTTCCGATCGGCTCCAATTGGCCGGAGGGTCATCGCAACCGACCGCCCAGACCGGGAATTGTGGCCATTCGCCGCGAAGATTTACAGCCCTTTTGCTAG
- a CDS encoding 2Fe-2S iron-sulfur cluster-binding protein, with product MGTIHFVNENKDVIAATGSNLRIKAIENGIDIYKLYGKMMNCGGYGQCATCVVEIVEGIENLSDRTDFENRTLRKKPDNYRLACQVLVNGPVSVRTKP from the coding sequence ATGGGCACTATTCACTTCGTTAACGAAAACAAGGACGTAATCGCCGCCACCGGTTCCAACCTGCGAATCAAGGCGATCGAGAACGGCATTGATATCTATAAGCTGTACGGCAAAATGATGAACTGCGGTGGCTATGGCCAATGTGCCACCTGCGTTGTCGAAATTGTGGAAGGGATAGAAAATTTGTCCGATCGGACGGATTTTGAAAATCGCACCCTTCGCAAGAAGCCCGACAATTACCGTTTGGCTTGCCAGGTGTTGGTGAATGGCCCCGTGAGCGTGCGTACTAAGCCCTAG